A DNA window from Camelina sativa cultivar DH55 chromosome 17, Cs, whole genome shotgun sequence contains the following coding sequences:
- the LOC104755383 gene encoding G-type lectin S-receptor-like serine/threonine-protein kinase At1g11330, with protein sequence MVVSVSIRRRFVLPLLLAFTCFSLRLCFGEDRITFSTPIKDSESETLLSKNGIFRFGFFTPVNSTTRLRYVGIWYDKIPLQTVVWVANKDAPINDTSGVISIYKDGNLAVTDGRNRLLWSTNVTVPVAANATWIQLMDSGNLMLQDNRNNGETLWEMFKHPYDSFMPRMTLGTNGITGENLKLTSWRSHDDPSTGNYTAGIAPFTFPELLVWKNNLISWRSGPWNGQVFIGLPNMDSLLFLDGFNLNSDNQGTISMSYANDSFMYHFNLDPDGAIYQKDWSTSMRKWRIGVKFPFTDCDAYGRCGPYGTCDTRENPPCICVKGFVPKNSTEWNGGKWSNGCVRKAPLLCERQRNVSTGGGGGGKADVFFKLQKMKVPVNAERSQANEQVCPKVCLDNCSCTAYAYDRGIGCMLWSGNLVDMQSFLGSGIDLYIRVAHSELKTHSNLAIMIAAPVIGVTLIAAVCILLACRKFKKRPEPVKDRSAEILFKRMEALTSDNESASSQIKLKELPLFDFQVLATSTDNFSLRNKLGQGGFGPVYKGKLPEGQEIAVKRLSRKSGQGLEELMNEVVVISKLQHRNLVKLLGCCIEGEERMLVYEYMPKKSLDAYLFDPLKQTILDWKTRFNIMEGICRGLLYLHRDSRLKIIHRDLKASNILLDENLNPKISDFGLVRIFRANEDEANTRRVVGTYGYMSPEYAMEGFFSEKSDVFSLGVIFLEIISGRRNSSSHKEESNLNLLAYAWKLWNDGEAASLADPVVFDKCFEKEIEKCVHIGLLCVQEVANDRPNVSSVIWMLTTESTNLAVPKQPAFIARRGASEAESSDQSSQKVSINDVSLTAVTGR encoded by the exons ATGGTGGTTTCAGTGAGCATACGTCGtcgttttgttcttcctcttctactTGCATTCACTTGCTTCTCTCTGAGACTCTGTTTTGGCGAGGACAGGATCACGTTCTCAACTCCGATCAAAGACTCAGAGTCAGAGACCCTTCTGAGCAAAAATGGCATTTTCAGGTTTGGTTTCTTCACTCCTGTTAATTCCACAACTCGGTTACGTTATGTTGGGATTTGGTACGACAAGATTCCACTTCAAACTGTGGTTTGGGTTGCTAATAAAGACGCTCCAATCAACGACACTTCCGGTGTTATCTCCATCTATAAAGATGGGAATCTCGCGGTTACTGATGGTAGGAACCGCCTTCTATGGTCGACTAATGTTACGGTACCAGTGGCTGCAAATGCTACTTGGATTCAGCTAATGGACTCAGGGAATCTTATGCTACAAGATAACAGAAACAATGGTGAGACCCTGTGGGAGATGTTTAAGCATCCTTATGATTCTTTCATGCCAAGAATGACTCTTGGAACCAACGGTATAACCGGAGAGAATCTAAAGCTTACTTCTTGGAGAAGTCATGATGATCCTTCAACAGGGAACTACACAGCTGGTATAGCTCCTTTCACGTTTCCTGAGCTTCTAGTCTGGAAGAACAATCTTATATCGTGGCGTAGCGGACCGTGGAACGGTCAGGTTTTCATCGGTTTACCGAATATGGACTCGCTTCTGTTTCTTGACGGGTTTAATCTCAACAGTGATAACCAAGGCACTATTTCAATGTCTTATGCTAATGACTCGTTTATGTATCACTTTAACTTGGATCCTGACGGAGCTATATATCAGAAAGATTGGAGTACTTCTATGAGAAAGTGGAGGATCGGTGTAAAGTTTCCATTCACAGACTGTGATGCATATGGTAGATGTGGTCCATACGGGACCTGCGATACCAGGGAAAACCCGCCTTGTATATGCGTTAAAGGGTTTGTACCAAAGAACAGCACAGAGTGGAATGGAGGGAAGTGGAGTAATGGATGTGTGAGGAAAGCTCCATTGCTGTGTGAAAGACAGAGAAATGTGAgtactggtggtggtggtggagggaAGGCAGATGTGTTTTTTAAACTGCAGAAGATGAAAGTGCCAGTCAATGCGGAACGGTCTCAAGCTAATGAACAAGTTTGTCCTAAAGTATGTTTAGATAACTGTTCTTGCACGGCTTATGCTTATGATAGAGGAATCGGATGCATGCTTTGGAGTGGTAACTTAGTTGATATGCAGTCATTTTTGGGAAGTGGCATTGATCTTTATATTCGAGTTGCACATTCAGAACTTA AAACACATAGCAATCTAGCAATTATGATCGCAGCACCTGTGATAGGCGTTACGCTTATTGCTGCGGTCTGCATTCTTTTAGCATGCCGGAAGTTCAAAAAGCGTCCAG AGCCAGTGAAAGATAGAAGTGCGGAGATATTGTTTAAGAGAATGGAAGCACTTACAAGTGACAATGAGTCTGCTTCTAGCCAAATCAAGCTCAAGGAGCTTCCACTATTTGATTTTCAAGTGTTAGCAACATCCACCGATAACTTCTCTTTAAGAAACAAGCTTGGACAAGGCGGGTTTGGTCCTGTTTACAAA GGAAAATTACCAGAAGGGCAAGAAATAGCAGTGAAGAGGCTCTCAAGGAAATCAGGACAAGGACTAGAGGAACTCATGAACGAAGTGGTTGTGATATCAAAGTTGCAACATAGGAATCTAGTGAAGTTACTTGGATGTTGCATTGAAGGTGAAGAAAGGATGTTAGTCTATGAATATATGCCAAAGAAAAGCTTGGATGCATATCTATTTG ACCCATTGAAGCAAACGATTCTTGATTGGAAGACTAGGTTCAACATAATGGAAGGAATCTGCAGAGGTCTTTTGTACCTTCACAGAGATTCAAGACTAAAGATCATACACAGAGATCTAAAAGCTAGCAACATATTGTTAGATGAGAATCTAAACCCAAAGATATCTGATTTCGGACTTGTAAGAATCTTCCGAGCGAATGAAGATGAAGCTAACACAAGAAGGGTTGTTGGAACATA CGGGTATATGTCACCGGAGTATGCAATGGAAGGTTTCTTTTCAGAAAAATCAGACGTTTTCAGCTTAGGGGTTATATTTCTAGAGATCATTAGTGGGAGAAGAAACTCTAGTTCTCACAAGGAAGAGAGTAATCTGAACCTTTTGGCTTAT GCATGGAAGCTGTGGAATGACGGTGAGGCTGCTTCTCTAGCAGATCCAGTTGTATTTGATAAGTgttttgagaaagagatagagaaatgTGTTCATATTGGACTGTTATGTGTGCAAGAAGTTGCAAATGATAGACCGAATGTTTCAAGTGTGATTTGGATGCTAACTACAGAGAGCACAAACCTCGCTGTGCCGAAGCAGCCTGCGTTTATAGCAAGGAGAGGAGCTTCTGAGGCTGAATCTTCTGACCAGAGTAGTCAAAAGGTATCTATCAATGATGTGAGCCTCACAGCTGTAACAGGGCGTTAA
- the LOC104755384 gene encoding G-type lectin S-receptor-like serine/threonine-protein kinase RKS1: protein MKIFFVIFFCFLIQSCICVDMIMRRQSLRDGDVILSVGKKFAFGFFSLGDSKLRYVGIWYAQISQQTVVWVANRDHPINDTSGLVKFSSRGNLCVYASDNETDPIWSTNLSDSILETTLVARLSDLGNLVLLDPVSGRSFWESFDYPTDTFLPFMRLGFTRKDGLDRFLTSWRSHEDPGSGDLTLRMERRGFPQLILYKGVIPWWRMGSWTGHRWSGVPEMPIGYIFNNSFVNNEDEVSFTYGVTDASVITRTMVNETGTMHRFTWIARDKRWNDFWSVPKEQCDSYAHCGPNGYCDPIRSKMFECTCLPGFEPKIPRHWFLRDSSGGCKKKNRTSICSEKDGFVKLKRMKIPDTSDASVDMNITLKICKQRCLKNCSCVAYASAYHESKRGAIGCLTWHSGMLDTRTYLNSGQDLYIRVDKEELARWNRNGLSRKRRVLLILISLIAAVMLLMVILFCFVRERRKYNRYRSSSATFTPVPFDFEESFSFEQDKARHRELPLFDLNTIAAATNNFSSQNKLGAGGFGPVYKGVLQNGMEIAVKRLSRNSGQGMEEFKNEVKLISKLQHRNLVRILGCCVELEEKMLIYEYLPNKSLDYFVFHEEHRVELDWPRRMQIIRGIARGILYLHQDSRLRIIHRDLKASNILLDSEMIPKISDFGMARIFGGNQIEGCTSRVVGTFGYMSPEYAMEGQFSVKSDVYSFGVLMLEIITGKKNSAFHEESSNLVGHIWDLWVNGEATEIMDKLMNQETYDESEVVKCIQIGLLCVQEIASDRVDMSSVLTMLGQNAIDLPNPKHPAFTSARRRGGEIGSLLKEKTGISVNDVTFSDIQGR from the exons ATGAAGATTTTCTTCgttatcttcttttgtttccttatcCAATCTTGTATCTGCgttgatatgatcatgagaagACAGTCCTTGAGAGATGGTGATGTCATACTCTCTGTAGGTAAGAAATTTGCATTTGGATTCTTCAGTCTTGGGGATTCAAAGCTCCGGTATGTCGGGATTTGGTATGCTCAAATCTCTCAGCAGACTGTTGTATGGGTTGCAAACAGAGACCATCCTATTAATGATACATCTGGTCTGGTAAAGTTCAGCAGCAGAGGCAATCTCTGTGTGTATGCATCTGACAATGAAACAGATCCTATCTGGTCAACTAATCTTTCAGATAGTATCTTGGAAACAACTTTAGTTGCTAGACTCTCTGATTTAGGGAACCTTGTTCTGCTTGATCCAGTCTCAGGTAGAAGTTTCTGGGAGAGCTTTGATTACCCTACAGACACTTTTCTTCCGTTTATGAGATTAGGTTTTACACGAAAAGACGGTTTGGATCGCTTTCTGACATCATGGAGATCTCATGAGGACCCTGGTTCTGGAGACTTAACATTGAGGATGGAACGTAGAGGGTTTCCACAGCTGATCCTGTACAAAGGTGTAATCCCTTGGTGGCGTATGGGGTCATGGACCGGGCACAGGTGGAGCGGTGTGCCTGAAATGCCAATAGGTTATATCTTCAATAACTCGTTTGTGAATAATGAGGACGAAGTATCCTTCACCTATGGGGTGACAGATGCTTCAGTCATAACAAGAACCATGGTGAACGAGACAGGAACCATGCACCGGTTCACATGGATTGCGAGGGACAAGAGATGGAACGATTTCTGGTCAGTTCCTAAAGAGCAGTGTGACAGCTACGCCCATTGTGGCCCTAACGGTTATTGCGATCCCATTCGCTCAAAAATGTTCGAGTGCACATGCCTACCTGGTTTTGAGCCCAAGATTCCAAGGCATTGGTTCTTGAGGGACTCTTCTGGCGGatgtaagaagaaaaacagaactTCAATATGCAGTGAGAAAGACGGGTTTGTGAAGTTAAAGCGCATGAAGATTCCGGACACATCAGATGCAAGTGTAGATATGAACATAACATTGAAGATTTGCAAACAGAGGTGCTTGAAGAACTGTTCTTGTGTTGCTTACGCAAGCGCTTACCACGAAAGTAAAAGAGGAGCAATAGGATGCTTGACATGGCACAGCGGTATGTTGGATACAAGGACATACTTGAACTCCGGACAAGATCTCTACATACGTGTAGACAAAGAAGAGTTAG CGCGGTGGAACAGAAATGGCTTATCAAGGAAGAGGAGAGTCCTTCTGATTCTTATCAGTTTGATTGCAGCCGTAATGTTACTAATGgtcattttgttctgtttcgtAAGGGAGCGACGAA AGTATAATAGGTATAGAAGCTCTTCGGCAACCTTCACACCGGtaccttttgattttgaagaatcATTCAGCTTTGAACAGGACAAGGCGAGACACCGGGAGTTACCTCTCTTTGATCTTAACACGATAGCGGCAGCAACGAATAACTTCTCTTCCCAAAACAAGCTTGGAGCAGGTGGTTTTGGACCTGTTTATAAG GGCGTGTTACAGAACGGTATGGAGATAGCAGTGAAGAGGTTGTCGAGAAACTCTGGCCAAGGAATGGAAGAGTTCAAGAATGAGGTCAAGTTGATATCGAAGTTGCAGCATCGAAATCTCgtgaggatcttaggatgttgTGTTGAATTGGAAGAGAAGATGTTGATTTACGAgtatttaccaaacaaaagcCTAGACTATTTCGTATTCC ATGAAGAGCATAGAGTGGAGTTGGACTGGCCAAGAAGAATGCAGATAATCCGCGGGATTGCTCGTGGGATCTtgtatcttcatcaagattcaagacTAAGGATCATCCACAGAGATCTAAAGGCCAGCAATATACTTCTTGACAGCGAAATGATCCCTAAGATCTCGGATTTTGGCATGGCTAGAATCTTCGGGGGCAACCAAATCGAAGGATGCACAAGTCGAGTTGTTGGAACATT CGGATATATGTCACCGGAGTACGCAATGGAGGGCCAGTTCTCTGTTAAATCCGACGTATACAGCTTCGGAGTATTGATGTTGGAGATCATAACAGGAAAGAAGAACAGTGCTTTCCACGAGGAATCATCAAACCTAGTCGGACat atTTGGGATCTATGGGTTAATGGCGAAGCAACAGAGATCATGGACAAGTTAATGAATCAAGAGACTTATGACGAGAGTGAAGTGGTTAAATGCATACAAATTGGGTTGCTTTGTGTGCAAGAAATCGCTTCGGATAGAGTAGACATGTCCTCTGTTCTCACCATGTTAGGTCAAAACGCCATTGATCTTCCAAATCCGAAGCATCCTGCGTTTACTTCCGCGAGGAGAAGAGGCGGAGAAATTGGTTCTTTGCTTAAGGAGAAAACTGGTATTTCTGTTAATGATGTTACCTTCTCCGATATCCAAGGTCgttaa